TATATGATATGTCCTGCTGTTTACCGAACCGAACTTGCGTGCATCAAGGAAAATTTCAAAAAATAAATATAATCTTGTTGCATCTGAGTCTGGCTTAACAAGTTTACGTCCGGTCTTACTTAGTCTGATTCAAAGTACTTGCTTTTCGGTTTATGAATTAAATTACTTTACCTCACTTAGCTGATAAAATTACTATTATCTACCCATTATAATGGAACTTAAGAATGCGACTTAATTACCCACCTGACGGAGTCAGCCAGCTTATTGCCAGCCGCTGGAAAATAGGAGTAGCTATTGCATTAGCTGTGCTTTTGTTCTTTGCTTTCCTGATCCTGCTGCCCCTGGCAGACGGAATAGTTCTAGGGATAGTCTTTGCTTATATTGCCAGACCTATCCAGGTAAAATTTGGAAAGTACCGAAAAATAGGATCTCTTGTCGCCAGCCTCTGTATTTTCATCCCTATAGTGTTCATTGTAGGAGCCGGAATTGTTGAGATTCTTAACCAGCTCTCCTGGTTTATTGAACACCAAACTTCAGTTCTGAGCGGAATTCTGGATTTTATACATTCACTGGAAATTTCGGAAGCATATGTTGAAAGAATAAATAACGCAATCTGGAACCTTTTTACCTCTCTGCTCCCTGCTGTTGGCAGCATAGGACTAATCGCATATGCCCGGAGCATAGGACTTTTCGTAATTAACTTCATAGTTTCTATTTTCTTCTGCTATTTTCTGCTTGCCGATGGGGACAGACTTTACTGTGCTTTTATTGGTGTAATTCCGGGAGATTACCGGCCTATTGTAAACCGTTATGCAGCTCACCTTGACCTTATCCTGAAAGGAGTTTTCATAGGCAATGCTTATTCCGCTCTCATCGTAAGCGTGACTTCAGTGTTTGTATTTTACGCTTTCGGATTTACCCATGTGCTTGCCCTTGCAACCCTGATCTTTATAGCCTCGGTTATCCCTCTTTTTGCCGGATATATGGTGCTTGTGCCCCTGGCTATAATACGTTATTTTGAGCAGGGACTTGAAAGTGCATTTCTTTTCTTTCTGGTTTCTTCCCTTGTAATCTATGGTCCCCCTGAACTTATTCTCAGGCCTTACCTGACCAGCCTGAAATCAAAGATCCATCCAATGCTGCTTATGCTCGCTTTCCTGGGAGGAGCTTTTGTAGGGGGAGTTGCAGGTTTTTTTGCAGCCCCAATCCTCCTTGGAGCGCTCGTTGCAGCTTACAGGGTTTATCAGGAGCAGATCCATCCTGAACTGGTTGCCCAGGCTGACCCCGACCTTAGAAATCCGGCAGAATCGTGCAGGACTGGTTGAAAAAGTAATCTTAAATGAAGCGAAAGGGATTGTTTTATATCATTGCAGGATGTTAGGACTGTCATATATTCTTCCTTACTTCCTCTAATCAGGATCTACTGACGGGTACA
The genomic region above belongs to Methanosarcina horonobensis HB-1 = JCM 15518 and contains:
- a CDS encoding AI-2E family transporter, whose protein sequence is MRLNYPPDGVSQLIASRWKIGVAIALAVLLFFAFLILLPLADGIVLGIVFAYIARPIQVKFGKYRKIGSLVASLCIFIPIVFIVGAGIVEILNQLSWFIEHQTSVLSGILDFIHSLEISEAYVERINNAIWNLFTSLLPAVGSIGLIAYARSIGLFVINFIVSIFFCYFLLADGDRLYCAFIGVIPGDYRPIVNRYAAHLDLILKGVFIGNAYSALIVSVTSVFVFYAFGFTHVLALATLIFIASVIPLFAGYMVLVPLAIIRYFEQGLESAFLFFLVSSLVIYGPPELILRPYLTSLKSKIHPMLLMLAFLGGAFVGGVAGFFAAPILLGALVAAYRVYQEQIHPELVAQADPDLRNPAESCRTG